The following are encoded together in the Babylonia areolata isolate BAREFJ2019XMU chromosome 18, ASM4173473v1, whole genome shotgun sequence genome:
- the LOC143293102 gene encoding uncharacterized protein LOC143293102, with protein MPSKSLCRLSSFAKWPMPSDTCSGISNTAFASKAAGAYFERTADSISDEVMCQSCAVQFSDWSSDLSGSDCKLYESPAAVHRVISPRCPALNPSDESTMTEDSLQIDLLRLMDNPYSRYLPCRIQTSSMTPEQSPHPTNIHRTARAQRVLFPEPQQHQQDGDENHQNSEADVPQGAATPNAVAQPSVLDQTPITHPFKPKSGNYDHLFASHRLHTFPQPIVNTKYQTWAEEGFIFRREQQDVMCVYCGTVLVLNGHQPSAVHRKVCPSCPFVMGFDVGNISQKQEQCIRLVYFKQQAARKQKNSEMKIKYVQYQKEEERLGSFQGWPKMCVKIFPSHIMVSAGFFYSGYSDKVVCHSCGVELYDWSEEADVWMTHAAVSPTCLHVINCKGEDFITQALSQQVQAEVRYPKDFHAGDISGSGGVVGEEPGSSVLDMTAVKAALACRYPNEAILKASLKAADENHITICRQQQVVQQTFTQLQQQGAQLQQQGAQLQQQGAQLQQTFTQLQQKDTQLQQKDTQLQEKEQTVQTLQHQLDEKETVSQLNESYQQQLDEKEEQLRWQDQQIQSLMQQVQRLRADHHHRAPLAAGPQVVSY; from the exons ATGCCTTCCAAGTCGCTGTGTAGGCTGTCTTCCTTTGCAAAGTGGCCGATGCCAAGTGATACTTGCTCTGGCATCTCCAATACCGCTTTTGCTTCCAAAGCTGCAGGTGCTTATTTTGAACGTACCGCTGACAGTATCAGTGATGAAGTGATGTGCCAGTCATGTGCAGTGCAGTTCTCAGATTGGAGTAGTGATTTGTCGGGAAGTGACTGCAAGTTGTACGAATCGCCGGCTGCAGTGCACAGGGTTATCAGCCCCAGATGTCCAGCACTGAATCCATCAGACGAGAGTACGATGACGGAAGACAGTTTGCAGATTGACTTGCTACGTTTAATGGATAATCCATACAGCAGATATTTACCCTGTCGTATTCAGACAAGCAGCATGACACCGGAACAGTCACCGCATCCAACGAACATTCACAGAACAGCAAGAGCTCAACGAGTGCTTTTCCCAGAGCCGCAGCAGCACCAACAAGACGGAGATGAAAATCATCAGAATTCAGAAGCTGATGTTCCTCAGGGTGCTGCCACACCAAACGCGGTGGCTCAACCAAGTGTCCTGGATCAGACACCCATCACACATCCTTTCAAGCCAAAGTCAGGGAATTATGACCATCTGTTTGCCAGTCACCGCCTTCACACATTCCCTCAGCCCATCGTCAACACCAAGTACCAGACATGGGCAGAAGAAGGGTTCATTTTCAGGAGAGAGCAGCAAGATGTCATGTGTGTTTACTGTGGAACTGTGTTGGTTCTCAATGGACATCAGCCTAGTGCTGTGCACAGAAAGGTGTGTCCCTCATGTCCATttgtgatgggttttgatgtgGGAAACATTTCACAGAAACAAGAACAGTGTATCAGACTGGTTTATTTTAAGCAGCAGGCGGCCAGGAAACAAAAGAACTCTGAGATGAAAATCAAATATGTGCAGTatcagaaggaagaagagaggctGGGTAGTTTCCAAGGCTGGCCTAAGATGTGTGTCAAAATCTTTCCGTCTCATATCATGGTCTCtgctggatttttctacagtg GGTACAGTGACAAAGTGGTGTGCCACAGCTGTGGGGTGGAGCTTTACGACTGGAGTGAAGAAGCTGATGTGTGGATGACCCATGCTGCTGTGTCTCCTACCTGCCTTCACGTCATCAACTGCAAGGGCGAGGACTTCATCACTCAGGCTTTAAGCCAACag GTCCAGGCTGAAGTAAGATATCCCAAGGATTTCCATGCTG GTGATATCAGTggcagtgggggtgtggtgggggaggagccAGGGTCGTCAGTCCTGGACATGACAGCTGTCAAGGCAGCCCTTGCAT GCCGCTATCCCAACGAGGCAATCCTGAAGGCTTCCTTGAAGGCTGCCGATGAGAATCACATCACCATCTGCAGGCAGCAACAGGTGGTCCAGCAGACCTTCACACAGCTGCAGCAACAAGGAGCACAGCTGCAGCAACAAGGAGCACAGCTGCAGCAACAAGGAGCACAGCTGCAGCAGACCTTCACGCAGCTgcagcagaaagacacacagctgcagcagaaagacacacagctgCAGGAAAAAGAGCAA ACTGTGCAGACACTGCAGCATCAGCTGGATGAGAAAGAGACTGTCTCTCAGCTGAATGAAAGTTACCAGCAACAGCTggatgagaaggaggaacagCTGAGGTGGCAGGACCAGCAGATCCAGTCCCTGATGCAACAGGTTCAGCGGCTGAGAGCTGACCACCATCACAGAGCTCCCCTGGCAGCAGGGCCACAGG TTGTCAGTTATTGA
- the LOC143292034 gene encoding putative G-protein coupled receptor B0563.6 — MAGSNNTFGVHIDDMSSDIIVTTIHPPVDMNTGTPFEEMAEVKAGLLIDRIYIPTLTVVGVLGNLLCFLTLVFTSLRNTSTCVYMAAIAVLDCIILIIGFSGIIRDYVGQTEFFLRSGWACGIHEFLFYFCIHFDVLLLLAMTVDRFIVVRFPLKAQSWCTPKSALRAITAIGIFSFALNIQILFTRRIGPSGNPEDPMMCYYPDPNVAYFIRKIYTWIDASIYSFISFVSLLVFNVLIIRELNRSQKFSKQFTSSGDTHNNEETKGGGGDGGAAKKAANTNTNITVMLLLVSFTFLMLTSPVVIVLLYEKYFWSPASDAERARSFLTHAFVDNIMYSNHGVNFLLYTISGRRFRQELKKLLGRFCCRW; from the exons ATGGCAGGCAGCAATAACACCTTTGGTGTCCACATTGATGACATGTCATCTGATATCATTGTGACCACCATTCACCCACCTGTGGACATGAACACAGGGACACCCTTCGAAGAGATGGCTGAAGTCAAGGCTGGTCTTTTAATTGACAG GATTTACATTCCTACGTTGAcggttgtgggtgtgttgggcaACTTGTTGTGCTTCCTGACACTCGTCTTCACCAGTCTGCGTAACACTTCCACGTGCGTCTACATGGCTGCCATCGCTGTACTCGATTGTATCATTCTGATCATTGGCTTCTCTGGAATCATCAGGGATTACGTTGGTCAAACTGAGTTTTTCCTCCGTAGTGGCTGGGCCTGTGGAATCCATGagttcttgttctacttctgcaTCCACTTTGACGTCCTGCTGCTTCTGGCCATGACTGTGGACCGATTCATCGTGGTCAGGTTCCCGCTCAAAGCTCAGAGCTGGTGCACTCCTAAGTCTGCTCTCAGAGCCATCACAGCAATAGGGATCTTCTCCTTCGCCCTCAACATCCAGATCCTTTTCACCAGGCGCATAGGCCCTTCGGGTAATCCTGAAGATCCGATGATGTGTTATTATCCAGACCCGAACGTCGCCTATTTCATCAGGAAGATATACACCTGGATCGACGCTTCTATCTACAGctttatttctttcgtttctttgctAGTTTTCAATGTCCTCATCATCAGAGAGCTGAATCGCTCGCAGAAATTCAGCAAGCAGTTCACATCCTCCGGCGACACCCACAACAACGAAGAAacgaagggtgggggtggagatggtggtgccGCAAAGAAAgccgccaacaccaacaccaacatcaccgtcatgttgttgttggtgtcctTCACCTTCCTGATGCTGACGTCGCCTGTGGTGATCGTGCTGCTGTACGAGAAGTACTTCTGGTCGCCCGCCTCAGACGCGGAAAGAGCCCGGTCCTTCCTCACGCACGCTTTCGTGGACAACATTATGTACAGCAACCACGGCGTCAACTTCCTGCTCTACACCATCAGTGGTCGGCGTTTTAGACAGGAGCTGAAGAAACTTCTGGGTCGGTTCTGTTGTCGCTGGTga